A DNA window from Ipomoea triloba cultivar NCNSP0323 chromosome 10, ASM357664v1 contains the following coding sequences:
- the LOC116032875 gene encoding probable NAD(P)H dehydrogenase subunit CRR3, chloroplastic has translation MSPLRLLSKNQPTNQQVSSSHFICRRGGNQAATYSTMAVKCFSISNTQILASAGHNNSSSSTSHSIPKTSPSLPKFNTTPTSSQSTSPQKLKHPKKKHKNPTQPSIAEIERAIGAGVFRDPAIYKRVESGSDIGGEWPVEKKLREVGEWLLAATETSPDTSSRNILKTVFLWILPMWVLAFLVAARIIQLPFTSPFLDDLLL, from the exons ATGTCACCACTTAGGCTCTTATCCAAAAACCAGCCAACCAACCAACAAGTATCTTCCTCCCATTTCATTTGCAGAAGAGGGGGTAATCAAGCTGCTACATATTCAACAATGGCTGTCAAGTGTTTCTCCATTTCCAACACTCAAATTCTAGCCTCTGCTGGCCacaacaacagcagcagcagcactTCACATTCCATTCCCAAGACCTCTCCCTCACTCCCCAAATTCAACACTACTCCCACCTCTTCCCAATCCACTTCTCCCCAGAAACTAAAACACCCCAAGAAAAAGCACAAGAACCCAACCCAACCCTCCATTGCAGAGATCGAAAGAGCCATCGGCGCCGGTGTTTTCCGCGATCCTGCCATTTATAA GAGGGTGGAGTCAGGCTCTGATATTGGAGGTGAATGGCCTGTGGAAAAGAAGTTGCGTGAGGTCGGGGAATGGCTGCTAGCCGCCACTGAAACGTCGCCCGACACCTCTTCTC GAAATATACTGAAGACTGTGTTCTTGTGGATTCTACCAATGTGGGTTTTAGCATTCCTTGTAGCTGCCAGGATTATACAGCTGCCCTTCACCTCTCCATTTCTTGATGATCTGCTTTTATAG
- the LOC116033504 gene encoding zinc finger protein ZPR1 homolog isoform X2, translating to MKCNLLGRFSLVVVAIAWAFKQMLDRTVVKSESATIKIPELDFEIPPEAQSGSLSTVEGILVRAADGLEALQDERKKVDPKTAEAIDQFLVKLRACATSDSSFTFILDDPAGNSFIENPCAPSPDPLLTIKFYERTPEQQKALGYVVDPSHEVSGGGVSEEGTNNIPEQLQNEPHGAVGAKAGRRAIAQGNSTEIAEALFRYTAPEEVMVFPSTCGACAARCECRMFITNIPYFREVIVMASACDACGYRNSELKPGGSISDKGKKITVLVENVKDLSRDVIKSDSAGVSIPELDLELASGTLGGVVTTVEGLVTKISESLERVHGFTFGDSLEEDKKAKWLDFRARLSKLLSLESPWTLIIDDALSNSFVAPVTDDMKDDKQLTFEEYERSWEQNEELGLNDMDTSVADAAYSSADTAATEKN from the exons ATGAAGTGCAATTTGCTGGGGAGATTCAGCCTCGTGGTTGTTGCTATAGCTTGGGCATTCAAGCAG ATGCTTGACCGAACAGTGGTGAAGTCTGAAAGTGCTACAATTAAG ATTCCTGAactggattttgagatccctcCAGAGGCTCAAAGCGGATCTTTGTCCAcg GTGGAAGGGATATTAGTTAGAGCTGCAGATGGGCTTGAAGCCCTTCAAGATGAAAGAAAG AAAGTTGATCCCAAGACAGCTGAAGCCATAGACCAGTTCTTGGTAAAATTAAGAGCTTGTGCTACTAGCGATTCATCCTTCACCTTCATTCTTGATGATCCAGCTGGTAACAGCTTCATTGAGAATCC GTGTGCTCCCTCTCCTGACCCCTTGTTGACTATTAAGTTCTATGAGAGAACTCCTGAACAGCAGAAAGCTTTAGGGTATGTTGTTGATCCCTCACATGAAGTTTCTGGTGGTGGGGTATCGGAAGAGGGGACAAACAATATTCCTGAGCAATTGCAAAATGAGCCACATGGAGCAGTTGGAGCAAAAGCTGGACGCCGTGCTATTGCTCAGGGTAACAGTACTGAAATTGCAGAAGCTTTATTTAGATATACTGCACCTGAAGAG GTGATGGTGTTTCCATCAACTTGTGGAGCTTGTGCTGCAAGGTGTGAATGCCGAATGTTTATTACTA ATATTCCCTATTTTCGAGAAGTAATTGTAATGGCATCTGCTTGTGATGCTTGTGGTTATCGCAATTCTGAG TTGAAACCTGGTGGTAGCATCTCAGATAAAGGAAAGAAGATCACGGTTTTGGTAGAGAATGTCAAAGATTTAAGCAGAGATGTGATAAAG TCGGATAGTGCTGGGGTGAGCATACCCGAGCTTGACTTGGAGCTTGCTAGTGGAACTCTGGGTGGTGTTGTAACAACTGTTGAAGGTTTAGTCACAAAAATAAGTGAAA GTCTCGAAAGGGTGCATGGATTCACATTTGGAGATAGTCTTGAAGAGGACAAGAAAGCTAAGTGGCTGGATTTCAGAGCAAGACTTAGCAAG CTTTTAAGCTTGGAATCACCTTGGACTCTGATTATCGACGATGCACTGTCAAATTCTTTTGTGGCTCCTGTTACTGATGATATGAAAGATGACAAGCAGTTAACAT TTGAGGAATACGAGAGATCATGGGAGCAGAATGAGGAGCTGGGACTCAACGACATGGACACCTCTGTGGCCGATGCTGCTTATAGTTCTGCGGACACTGCAGCTACTGAGAAGAACTGA
- the LOC116033504 gene encoding zinc finger protein ZPR1-like isoform X1, with amino-acid sequence MENSATAPAKDQIVDVRSVVEAVAAAGDDADIDTPLYEVESLCMRCGENGVTRFLLTLIPHFRKILLSAFECPHCGERNNEVQFAGEIQPRGCCYSLGIQAGDRKMLDRTVVKSESATIKIPELDFEIPPEAQSGSLSTVEGILVRAADGLEALQDERKKVDPKTAEAIDQFLVKLRACATSDSSFTFILDDPAGNSFIENPCAPSPDPLLTIKFYERTPEQQKALGYVVDPSHEVSGGGVSEEGTNNIPEQLQNEPHGAVGAKAGRRAIAQGNSTEIAEALFRYTAPEEVMVFPSTCGACAARCECRMFITNIPYFREVIVMASACDACGYRNSELKPGGSISDKGKKITVLVENVKDLSRDVIKSDSAGVSIPELDLELASGTLGGVVTTVEGLVTKISESLERVHGFTFGDSLEEDKKAKWLDFRARLSKLLSLESPWTLIIDDALSNSFVAPVTDDMKDDKQLTFEEYERSWEQNEELGLNDMDTSVADAAYSSADTAATEKN; translated from the exons ATGGAAAATTCAGCAACGGCTCCGGCGAAGGACCAAATAGTCGACGTAAGGTCGGTGGTGGAGGCCGTGGCCGCCGCCGGAGACGACGCCGATATCGATACCCCGCTCTACGAGGTCGAGAGTCTATGTATGCGCTGCGGCGAGAAT GGCGTGACTAGGTTCTTGTTAACTTTAATTCCCCACTTTCGAAAG ATATTATTGTCAGCATTTGAGTGCCCGCATTGTGGTGAGAG AAATAATGAAGTGCAATTTGCTGGGGAGATTCAGCCTCGTGGTTGTTGCTATAGCTTGGGCATTCAAGCAGGTGATCGAAAG ATGCTTGACCGAACAGTGGTGAAGTCTGAAAGTGCTACAATTAAG ATTCCTGAactggattttgagatccctcCAGAGGCTCAAAGCGGATCTTTGTCCAcg GTGGAAGGGATATTAGTTAGAGCTGCAGATGGGCTTGAAGCCCTTCAAGATGAAAGAAAG AAAGTTGATCCCAAGACAGCTGAAGCCATAGACCAGTTCTTGGTAAAATTAAGAGCTTGTGCTACTAGCGATTCATCCTTCACCTTCATTCTTGATGATCCAGCTGGTAACAGCTTCATTGAGAATCC GTGTGCTCCCTCTCCTGACCCCTTGTTGACTATTAAGTTCTATGAGAGAACTCCTGAACAGCAGAAAGCTTTAGGGTATGTTGTTGATCCCTCACATGAAGTTTCTGGTGGTGGGGTATCGGAAGAGGGGACAAACAATATTCCTGAGCAATTGCAAAATGAGCCACATGGAGCAGTTGGAGCAAAAGCTGGACGCCGTGCTATTGCTCAGGGTAACAGTACTGAAATTGCAGAAGCTTTATTTAGATATACTGCACCTGAAGAG GTGATGGTGTTTCCATCAACTTGTGGAGCTTGTGCTGCAAGGTGTGAATGCCGAATGTTTATTACTA ATATTCCCTATTTTCGAGAAGTAATTGTAATGGCATCTGCTTGTGATGCTTGTGGTTATCGCAATTCTGAG TTGAAACCTGGTGGTAGCATCTCAGATAAAGGAAAGAAGATCACGGTTTTGGTAGAGAATGTCAAAGATTTAAGCAGAGATGTGATAAAG TCGGATAGTGCTGGGGTGAGCATACCCGAGCTTGACTTGGAGCTTGCTAGTGGAACTCTGGGTGGTGTTGTAACAACTGTTGAAGGTTTAGTCACAAAAATAAGTGAAA GTCTCGAAAGGGTGCATGGATTCACATTTGGAGATAGTCTTGAAGAGGACAAGAAAGCTAAGTGGCTGGATTTCAGAGCAAGACTTAGCAAG CTTTTAAGCTTGGAATCACCTTGGACTCTGATTATCGACGATGCACTGTCAAATTCTTTTGTGGCTCCTGTTACTGATGATATGAAAGATGACAAGCAGTTAACAT TTGAGGAATACGAGAGATCATGGGAGCAGAATGAGGAGCTGGGACTCAACGACATGGACACCTCTGTGGCCGATGCTGCTTATAGTTCTGCGGACACTGCAGCTACTGAGAAGAACTGA